The following DNA comes from Cygnus atratus isolate AKBS03 ecotype Queensland, Australia chromosome 23, CAtr_DNAZoo_HiC_assembly, whole genome shotgun sequence.
AGGCCCAGGTCCACGTTAATAAGAACTCCAGGTCTTTTCTCTCACAGGAGGACACATGTTCACAGTTGTCTGCTCTGCATGTGGATGTCCACAGGTATGAAAGTCACTGCAGGATGCTGAATAACGCTGTCGCTGTTCTGCCCTAAAGCAGGTGGCATTGCTGTTTTGGTGCTCTTGGGTTCCAGCTCCCGCTTCACTCTCATGTgtctgtaaaggaaaaaatgaaagcatcatCAGTGCTGGCACTTGTTGTGGTGTCTCCCATGATAAGTATTGGGAAGATTCCTGCAGAAGCAGGTTGAGCTGAATAGCCATTGGGAAGTTAATGTAAACCGGGATTTCATTCCAAAGATACTAAATGGCAAGTCACTGCTTTTAGAACACACACAAGTCTAACCCAATGCCTTGAAACTGAGaaactgagctctgctctggcagCCTTGATGCTCACAGCAAACTTCTCCTATGTCAACGGAAGTCCCCTAAAACAAATATCCATCAGGTGCCCTCTGTCAAGGACCTATTCTGCTTCCTAGCCATTCAGTCACAGACGCTGACCATGAGATTCAGGTAGCATCAACCAAGTACATGATAGTTTGGATTCTCCTTGAAATTTTCAGCAACAAATAACGAAACAGTCTGTGAGATGGGAGCACACCTGACTGATTTTGGTTCATCCTGCTTTGCCTTACTGAAGTATAGAACTCAACCACATACCTGTTATACGTTTTCAGTATGAGCAGAaccactgtaaaaataataattactcCTACTACGATGGCAGCAACTATTGCTCCAGAACCTAGcagggaagcagaaaggaaaaaggtctTATTTAAAAAGTTATCGCTGTACTGTTTGAAGTTTGCTAAGTTCAAAGGTCCATTTTAAAaaactacagggaaaaaat
Coding sequences within:
- the NCMAP gene encoding noncompact myelin-associated protein: MTTAAPLINNTQFSLNVTTKSQEQSLYQSSGAIVAAIVVGVIIIFTVVLLILKTYNRHMRVKRELEPKSTKTAMPPALGQNSDSVIQHPAVTFIPVDIHMQSRQL